The following DNA comes from Candidatus Bathyarchaeota archaeon.
CATAGTGATGCCCATAGCTGAATTTGCGCCCTATAACAATTGACTATTTCACCTAATTTTCTCTCTGCCTTTAAGATGAAACTCGCCCTAATGCGCATGACCCCCCCCAAGCCGAGATCTCCCTATTTGTCGATAACCTAAATATAACCCACTTATTGTCCAGACGAAAATATTTCTCACGACCTTTAAGCGGCCCAAGGCACTTTAGAAAAAGTAAAATATAGGTGAACCTATTACATCGAAGCTCCTTAGCTGGGGCAACACAGAGGCCTATTGATGTCATTAAGGGATCCGTTTAAACTAGCGCTGGCACGCAGTCACTTAGTAGACAAAACCGTCTGCAGGAGTTGCGGAGCTACAAATCCTCCCAAGGCGGTAAAATGTAGAAAGTGTCGTGGCAAGAATTTAAGGCCAAAGCGAGTCAAGGGCCGATCTGGCTGACATCTTCAAAGTTTTCTCATTAGCTCCCCGTAGCCGTCGAGTCCAGGGGTCACCCTGCCCCGAAGGGCTGCCCACATTGACGCCTGATTGCTGGTGACCACGTGTTTGCCTAATCCTTTTTCGAATTCCTCGATGAGACCAACAACGGGGAGATTCGTGCAGCTGATGAAGACCGCGTCGGCATCATCTGCGACCTCCCATATGATGCTCTCTAAGGTCGCTTTAGGCACCTGTCCAATACCTAGATTGTCCAGAATGCCGAGGCCCCGTATCTCCATCACCTTGAATCCAAAAGTCTCTAGGAAGCTCTTCTCTAGGCCGTTGAGCTCCTCCGAGTAGGGAGTTGCCACCCCTAAGCGTCTCGCCCCTAGGCTTCTCAGTGCCTCTATCACAGCAATACTTGTAGAGACTGCAGGTATCCCCGTCTCTTTCTTGATTCTCGCCATGAGACCCTTTTCCCATTCGACACCTTTCACCAAGGAGCCCGTGGTACAGCCGTAGACGATGATCTCCACCCCTGCATCGGCGAGAAGCCCGGCGGCCATCTCGGTGTCCTCGGCCATCCGAATCAGGGCTTCAGGTGTGACTTTGGTGAGCCTCATCCTGGCTGTGTGAACGGTGACCCCTCTAGGGGCCATTGTGTAGAAATCAGGCTCCATGATAGTGTTACTGGAGGGAACGAGGATGCCTATACGAAGCTCTGGGGTCAAATGGATTTCCTGGGGCTGACTCAGGCGTTGGCGGATAAAAGTTTGGGGGCCTAGGTGGTGTCGCTGTTCTTGTCGTTAACGAGGAGGACATTCATCCCCCTCAGATAGGCCTCGATGCTTGCCTGTACGATGTCCTCGTGGACACCTGTCGAGTTGACGATCCTGTTCCCCCTCCGAAGCCGGACCTCAACATTCACCACTGCGTTGGTCCCTCCCGTAATAGCCTCGACGTGGTAGGTGTCAAGTTGGATTTGCTGGTCTTGGGGGAGGGCCTTACTCACGGCGTTGAGAGTCGCGTCTACTGGCCCATTTCCCGTCGACTCCTCTATAACGGTGACCCCGTCGAGTCTCATTTTCACCGAGGCAGTGGGGGTGATCCTATTCCCCGTGGTCACCGTGTACTCATTCAGGATGATTCTGGGCTCCACCCTGAGGCCCATAGCTTCCTCCGCGAAGTCAAGGAGGTCTGCGTCCGTTACCCCCTTCCCGCTATCCCCGAGGTTCTTCACCCTGGCCATGATCACTCCGAACTCTGCCTTGGATGGCTGAAGCCCCATTTCGACCAGAGACTTCAAGAGTCCCGTAGAGCCTGCGTGCTTTCCGGAGACTATGCGTCTCGCAGCCCCCACAAGCTCGGGGTTGATAGCTTCATAGGTGGTGGGGTCCTTGGAGATGGCGTGAGTATGAATCCCCGACTCGTGGGCGAAGGCGTTGGCCCCAACAATGGCCTTATTAGCCTGCACCGGCATTCCGGTTAGGTGGCTCACCATCCGGGATACGCTGGTGAGCTTTTCCATGCGGACACTAGTATCCCTATTGTAGAGAATCTTGAGGGCGACCACTATCTCCTCAAGAGCGGTGTTCCCCGCTCTTTCACCTATCCCATTGACCGTGACATGGACTATATCGATCCCCGCTCCAAGGGCGAAAATACTATTCGCGACGCCGAGACCGAAATCGTTGTGACAGTGAACCCCCAGAACCTCTCCGGGGAAGGCTCCCCGCATCTCAGAATATAGGTCGAAGGACTGACCGGGTGTCAGAGTCCCCACAGTATCGCAGATGGTCATCCTATCAAGACCCGCCTCGAAGGCCCTCCCAGCGAGTATTTTCAGGTACTCCCTGTCGGCCCGGGAACCGTCCTCTGCTGAGATCTCTGCGACAAGGCCATGATCCTTAGAGTGGGTTACAGCCGCAGCGGTAATATCTAGGACCTCCTCCCTGGTTTTGCGGAGCTTGGTCTCGATGTGGAGATCAGAGCTTGGTATGATAATGTTGACGCTGTCGACTCCAGCTTGGATGGCGGCGTCAATGTCCGTGATGACCCCCCGAGTAGCGCTGCAGACTTCTGCATCGAGCCCCTCGTTTGCTACAAGTTTCACTGCATTGAACTCCCCTTGGGAAATGCATGCAAACCCCGCCTCTATGACCTCGACCCCCAGGGTGTCGATGGCCCTGGCTACACTGAGCTTCTTCTCAGGTGTCAAGGAGATCCCGGGGGTCTGCTCCCCGTCTCGGAGGGTTGTATCTAGAAACTTCACGTGTTTTGGGAAGTCAGTTAATAAAGCGATACCCCATGTTACATTCCTTCAGTGGCAGCATCTACCCCTCAAGAAGGGAATATAAAAGTAACGGAACAATAGAGAAGCAGACAGCGGGGATCCATAAACGGGGCATCTGGGATTTTTCCCTTTTTTAGAGGATGTTAAAGTCCTCCTTTAGGGTGATCAGAGCTAGGTGTGTCTTCGTCCGTTCGACGTTCTCGATCTTTAGGACCCTCTTGGTGAAGCTGCTAAGGTCCTCCCTACCCTTGAACTTGGCTATTACCATCATATCAGAGTCGCCGGTAACGTTGTAGATGGCGCAGGTGCCTTTAATTCTGGTGACCTCTCTTCCTACCTCCTCGGTCATTCCCATGGAGACAGTTATCTCTGATATTACCGTCAATTCGTATCCAAGCTTCTCGTAATCTATCTGGGCTGTGTACTTAGTGATAATCCCCTTCTCCTCAAGGTCCCTGATTCGCGACACGACAGTTCCAGGGGATATTTTCAATATTCGTGCGATCTCCCTGAATGACCTCCGGGAGTCAACCAAGTACTCCTTCAGAATCTTCTCATCCATCTCATCAATCATATGTAATCCGCCTCATATTTGCTATCTGTCTAATTATACATTATCTTTATGGTCAAATGCCCAGTAAACATCCGATCAGTTTTTTATATAGTGAATATTTTAGTATCCTCCTGTATCTCTGTCGAAAAACTGGTTTTCATGGTGCTATGTTCTGATGTTTGATCTCGAAAAGGTGATCAGTCCAAATTTGTATAAGGAGGTTTTTCCCTACGATGGGCTACCTCGGATGGAGTTTGAGGAGAAGCTTGTCCCAATGAACCTACCTGAAGAGATCTGGGTTACAGACACCACCTTCCGTGACGGTCAGCAGGCTAGGGAGCCCTATACCGTGGAGCAGATGATTAACCTCTTTGATCTGATGCATAGACTCGGGGGCGAGGAGGGCGTAATCAAGTTCACGGAGTTCTTCCTTTACACCAAAAGGGACAGGGAGGCAGTAAAAAGATGTCTCGACAGGGGTTATGAATTCCCAAAAGTTACGGCCTGGATCCGTGCTACTAAGGGGGACCTCGAGCTTGTGAAGGAGATCAACGTGGAGGAGGTAGGCATTCTCTCTTCTTTGTCCGATTACCATATCTTCTACAAGTTCGGGTGGGACCGGGAGAAGACCGTCAATAACCACCTCTCCATAGCAGAGGCCTGCTTAAAGAAAGAGATTATCCCCCGGTGCCACGTGGAGGACGCGACTCGGGCTGATTTTCAGGGCGTAGTGATACCCTTCGTCCAGCGACTCATGTTGCTCTCAGAGGAATATGGCCTACCTACAAAGGTCCGGCTGTGTGACACCCTCGGTCTTGGGCTGCCTTATCCCAACGCCAAGCTCCCGAGGAGCATCCCTAAGATGATACACGCTGTCACTTCAGAGGGGGATCTCCCGAGCGAGTGGCTGGAGTTTCACGGCCACAATGACTTCCATCAGGCGGTAGGAATCTCCACTTCCGCTTGGCTCTACGGATGCTGCGGTAATAACGGGACCCTCCTAGGTATTGGAGAGAGGGCGGGAAACACCCCCGTTGAGGGTCTACTATTCCAGCTCCTCCAGCTGAAGCGCGATACAACTGTAGACACGATGGTCCTGAAGGAAATCGCCGAATACTACCGTGATATAGGGTACCTCATCCCGGAGTTCCAACCCCTGGTCGGAGGGAACTTTAACGTGACAAGGGCCGGGGTCCATTCTGACGGCATGATCAAAAATCCCGAGATCTACACCAGCTACAATATGGGGGAGATCTTGGGGCTCCCGCCCAAAAGCGTGGTGGGCCGATATTCTGGGGCGAGCGGAATAGCTTGGAAGGTCAATGAGCTGCTGAACATAGAGAAGAAGAACTGGTATGGCAAGAAACATCCGGCCATCCTCCTAATCCTAGAGACCGTAGGAAACCAGTACAACGAAGGAAGGGTCACAGCTTTCTCTGACCGGGAGATTCTAGAGCTGATTAATAAGTTTCTCCCCCACCACAGGGAGAAGGCCCCGACCTCTATAGTCTCAAGTCTTGCTGTCGAAAAGATTGAAATCGTGGAAGCCGAATAAGCCCTCAGTATGAAATTAAGCATCTCGGAGAAGCTTATATCCCAGCACCTGCTCGAGGGCCAAATGGAGCCCGGGGAGGAGATAGCTCTCCGTATAGATCATACCCTCATACAGGATTCCACTGGAACGCTGGCAGATCTACAGCTAGAGGCCATTGGTGTGGATCTGGTGAAGGCCGAGCTGTGCCTTAGCTTCGTGGATCATAATACCCTGCAGGGGGATCACAGAAACGCTGACGACCACGCCTACTTGAGAACAGTGGCTGGCAGGCACGGCCTCACATTCTCTAGGCCGGGAAACGGAATCTGTCATCAGGTCTATCTCGAGAGGTTTTCCAAGCCAGGTCGCACCCTCTTAGGTAGTGATAGCCATACTCCCACCGCCGGGGGCGCGGGCGTTCTCGCTATGGGTGCCGGTGGCCTAGACGTCGCCGCTGCAATGGCGGGGGAGCCTTTCTACCTCAAAATGCCCATAATCGTGAGTATAGAGCTCACGGGATCGTTGCCCGAGTTCGTCTCGGCGAAGGATGTTATCCTTGAGGTCCTCAGGAGGACTGGCGTGAAAGGGGCGGTGGAGAAGATCCTAGAGTACAGGGGACCAGGGGTCGAGACTCTTAGCGTCCCTGAGCGAGGGACTATAACAAACATGGGAACCGAGACTGGGGCGACAACATCGATCTTTCCATCAGATGAAGTCACAAAGATATTCATGGAGACCCAGGGGCGAGGGAATGACTATCAGGAGATAACGGCCGACGCGGATGCATCCTACGGAGAGGAGATGCACATTAATCTCTCTGGGCTTGAACCCCTGGTCGCCTTACCCCATAGTCCCGGCAACGTGGCTAGGGTGGCTGATGTGGTGGGCACGCCTGTCGACCAGGTCTGTATCGGGAGCTGCACCAACTCCTCCTTAAGGGATCTCAAGATCGTGGCCCAGCTTCTGAAGGGTAGGAAGATCAGCAGGGGGATAAGCCTCACCGTCTCCCCTGGGACCAGGCAGGTCTTAGATCACCTCACTGAGAGCGGAGAGCTGGGGTATCTCATCAAAGCCGGCGCCAGGATCTTGGAGTGCGCCTGCGGTCCCTGCATAGGCATGGGACAAGCTCCAGCGACGGACTCGGTATCATTGAGGACCTTCAACCGGAACTTCAAGGGGAGGTGCGGAACAGAGTCCGCTGGAGTTTACCTTGTAAGCCCTGAGACCGCTGTAGCGTCTGCGATCCACGGGGTAATCACTGACCCTAGGAGCCTCGGCCACTATCCTACGATCAAAATGCCTAGGAGATTCACTGTCAACGACAATCTTATCGTGAAGCCCTCTGAGGGCAAAACTGATGTTGAGGTGATCAGGGGCCCGAACATACGTCCCCTCCCTGAGTTTCCTCCCCTTGAGGAGACGCTCGAGGGGGAGGTCCTGCTAAAACTGGGGGATGATATCACCACAGACGACATTCTGCCCGGAGGGGCCCACGTCCTCCCCCTGAGGAGCAATATCCCCGAAATCAGCAAATATACATTCAAGGCGGTAGACCCCGGCTTCTACGCAAGGTCCTTGGCAAAGGGAGGCGGATTTGTGGTCGGAGGTACCAATTATGGTCAGGGCTCATCGAGGGAGCACGCCGCCATGTCCCCAAAATATCTCGGGGTCAAGGCCATCCTAGCGAAATCCTTCGCCCGGATCCATCTTACTAATCTCGTGAACTTCGGAATCGTCCCGCTAACATTCGTCGACGAAGATGATTATGACAAGGTTCGTCGAGGAGATTCCCTGAGGCTGGAGTTGGGCAACCTTCGGGGAGACCTCTCGCTAGAGAACTTGACGACGGGCTCCAGAATACGGGTGGCTCACGGCCTAGGGGAGAGAAACTTGGAGGTTCTTAGTATGGGGGGAAAGCTCCCCTATATCAAGAGCCGGGCATAGATACCCATGATGGACAAAGTTCTCACCTCGCCACCCAACGGGGATGCTATTGTTGTCGATGGGAGCCGCCTTGTGGTGCCCAAGAATCCCATTATCCCCTATATACGGGGCGACGGGATCGGGGCCGATATCACTCCGGTGATGCTCAGGGTTGTAGATGCTGCCGTGGAGCAGGCGTACGGGGGTAAGCGGGAGATAAGCTGGATGAGGGTGCTTGCTGGGGAGGATGCAGTAGAGTCTGCCGGCCTTACACCAAATGAGGCAGCAGTGGCATCAGCCTCGGAGTTGAATGATCTCTTCCTCCCAAAGGACACTCAGAAAGCGATCTCGAGGTACAAGGTCGCGATTAAGGGACCTCTGACAACCCCCGTCGGGGAGGGTTTCAGAAGCCTGAACGTCTCTTTAAGGCAGCTTCTGAATCTCTACGCCTGCGTTCGCCCCGTGAGGTGGTACCCCGGGGTGCCTGCCCCTCTGAGGCATCCAGAGAGACTTGATGTGATCATCTTCAGGGAGAACATCGAAGACGTTTATGCGGGCATCGAGTGGAAGGAGGGCTCCCCCGAGGCTAAGAAGGTACGACAGTTCCTTACGTCGGTTATGGGGGTGGAGATCCGAGGCGACAGCGCCATCGGCGTTAAGCCCGTTAGCGCCACAAGATCCAAAAGGCTTGTGAGGGCCGCGATCAGATACGCCCTGGCAAACAAGAGGAGGAGCGTTACTTTAGTCCATAAAGGAAACGTCATGAAGTTCACCGAAGGCGCCTTCAGGAATTGGGGCTATGAGGTAGCGATCCAAGAGTTTCGGGACTCCATAGTAACTGAGGACGAATACGGAGTCCTCCGCTACCGGAACCTGTATCCGGGCCTAAATGACCCAGAACTGGTAACCAAGCTGAAGGAGGGTGGCTACTACGACTCCGATGTCAAGTCTTTGAGGATGGTCTTGGATCATCTCGATGAAACTCACGGAGGTGATAGGCTCTTAGGGAAGCTCCTGGTGAAGGACCGCATTGCAGACCAGATGTTCCAGCAGCTCATGCTCCGGCCCGAGGAGTACGACGTTATCGCCACTCTGAACCTCAACGGGGACTACTTGAGCGATTCCTGCGCCGCCGAAGTCGGGGGTCTTGGGATTGCCCCGGGTGCAAACATCAACTACGAGACTGGAATCTCTCTCTTTGAGGCCACCCACGGTTCGGCTCCTAGACACGCGGGGCTTAACCGGGTTAACCCTAGCTCAATGATCCTCTCCGCGGTATTGATGCTGGAGTATTTAGGCTGGGGGGAGGCCGCCTCAATGATTGAAGCCGCACTACAAGCTACCTTTGCAGACAGGACAGTAACCTACGATTTGCATCGCCAGATGGAAGGAGGTACCCTGCTTAGCACCTCAGAGTTCGGCGAGGCCATTGTGAGGAACTTAACTCACTCTGGACCTTAGGTGAGATACTATCCATTCGATCCTCTATTAGTGCCGGGAAGCGGATCTTAATTTGACGCAGAGGGATATGGGTATGGTTGAGCTGATGTTCAAGCCGAGTACATACCCTCAACCTTCGTTTTAACGCAATAGAGAGAAGTTCTGGCAGTTATATAGAGCGTTTTCCAGTCTTTGCCTCCCCACGCCAAGTTCGCCGGTATCTCTGGTATCTTGATTATGCCTAGATGTTTACCCTCTTCAGAAAACACCCAGATACCAGCAGTGGCCACGTAAAGGTTGCCCTCGACGTCGACTTTCATTCCATCGGGGTTCCCGGGTAGCTCCGACCTGATTTCGGCGAAGACACGGCCGTCTGTCAAGGTCCCGTCGTTCTCAACGTTGAAGGCCCTAACGTGCCTCCTGTCGGAAGAATCGGCAATGTATAGTGTTCTCTCATCCGGGGAGAAGGTCAGACCATTCGGTCGCTCAAAGTCGTCGACGAGCAGGGTTGGCTCCTTTTTGCCCGCCTCGAGACGGTAGACGCCCTGGGACAAAAGCTCCTGCTCCTCGGGCTTTATGCCATATGGTGGGTCCGTGAAGTAGATGCTTCCGTCCGACTTAACTACTGCGTCATTGGGGCTGTTAAGGCGCCTACCCCCATACGTTTCGGCGAGGACTGTGTAGTTGCCATCTCTCTCCACCTTTCCTATCCGGCGAGTGCCGTGTTCACAAGTTATGAGACTTCTGCTCATGTCAAGGGTCAGCCCATTGGAGTTCCCACTGGGCTCCCGGAAAATCTTAGCTGACCCTCCCGGAGTCCACCTATATATTCGGTTCGCCGGGATGTCGCTGAAGAGGAGGCAACCCTCAGAGGCATCCCAGACTGGGCCCTCGGTGAACTTGTAGCCTGTAGAGAGATTCTTAACCTTACCACCATCGAGCAGAAATGAGCTCTTTCTATCACTCAAGATGTTCACGTCATGATAACTTAATGGCAGATGATATAGAACTTCTTCCGAATCTCTAAGCTCTTCGTGAGACGCCATCCTCTCTATTTGATCCAATTTGGGTAGGTGGGGCTAGAATTTCCTCTGGCTGCCATGAACTTAGTCATAGATGCAGGAGAATTAGCCAAATATTAATCGGAGAGTCACAGTAAATCTATTACTCATTCGCGAGATATGTTAATGCACATGCCCCATACCCATAAGTGAGGCGGTAGCTCATACGGACCTTCTACATTTTCAAGAAAAGAATTTTAATCTGACATGGCGAGTTATGGATGCAGTTGGGCCGGTAGTCCAGCCTGGTAGGACGCTGCGTTCACACCGCAGAAGTCGTGAGTTCAAGTCTCACCCGGCCCACCACTTCTCAAGTTCAATTAATATACCTTGTTAGACGTGCGCGAATCAATAAAACTCTCATGTAACAATCTATACATAATCACTGCGCGCGCATATCCAAGGTAGAGACAAGGGTATTTACCTTACTTTGAATCTCGTCCCTGATTCCCCTCACGACCTCCAAAGGTTGCCCATGGGGGTTATCAAGGCTCCAATTCTCCATCTCCACGGGAATCACGGGACATACATCCTCGCCGCAGCCCATTTTGACCACGAGATCTGCTCCCTGCATCATCTATGTATTGAGCCTCTTAGTCCTCGCACTATGTATATTGATACCGAGCTCCGCCATGGACTCGACGGCTACAAAATTTATCTTATCCGAGGGCATACTACCCGCGCTAATCCCCTGATGTCTTCCACCTGAGACTTCATTTAGGAAGGCCTCCGCCATCTGGCTCTTCCCCGCGTTATGAATACAGACGAACAGCACCTTCGCCATGTTTGATCTATAGCTATTCTTCTTCCACTGCAGAAAAACCACACGGAAACCATGAAAAAGGGGTCATCATTAATAAGCGTCACAATTAGGTGGCGAACTAGTGAATCACGCCCCTGCTCGTACCGACGAGACCTGCAGATAATAAAAATACGGGGCCATCCTAGCTTTTTCCATCATCATTTATTATATATCGCCCTCCCTCATCGTAGATTATGTTCAAAAAGATCCTCGTGGCTATCGATGGTTCCGCCCAGGCGAATCTCGCCTTCAATTTCGGTGTGGACTTGGCTAAGAGAGACGGAGCAGAACTATTAGTGCTGACAGTTGTACCCCCTCTTCCAGTCTACATTGCGGAGGAGGGCGAACTCTCGTACTTTCAGCGTTTCATTGACGATATGGAGCAATTCCATAACAATCTGCTAACCGAGACTATCCGGGACATCAAGAGCAACCACATTGGATTGAAGGCAAGATCCGTCTTGAAGAAGGGGGAACCTTCAAGGAACATCATCGAGGTCGCGAAGGAAGAAGAGGCAGACCTCATCATCCTAGGTAATAGGGGCATCGGTGGAATCCTAAGCTGGATGCTCGGGAGCACCAGTAAAAGAGTGGCGGATGCCTGTACGGTCCCGGTGCTCATCGTGAAAAACAGGGAATACTGTGAAGCCTGAGATGAAGCTCTCCTTAGACCCAATCCCATTTGAGGCCACAACTGAGATCTCGCCCAATGGAGTCTTCCTTATATTATAATTCTTAACTGGAATGAGCTTGGCTCAGAATGTTCAGGTTTATTCAGAGAATGCTGCTACTATCATTTTGTTCAGGTGGGTGAATGGTTTGTTTCAGTGTCCCCGTTATGTGGTCTCTCCGATAAGATAGCCCCTTAAAGCCTCGGTGATCCTGATCTTCACGGAATCCCCGACCCGGACGGGGTCCTTAATCACAATCGGCTTGTACGCAAAGTTCCTGGCCATCATCCCGCCGGATCTCCCTGGCTCGTCTACTAGGGCCTTACCCTCCCATCCCACCCACCTAAGATTAGCCTCTAGACTTATGTCCCTCCAGAGCCCCGAGAGGAGCCGGGACCTCTTCTTAGTGATCCTACCGTGGAGCTGGCCCTCCATCGAGGCTGCCTCTGTCCCAGGGCGGGGCCAGAACCTAGAGATGTTGAGGACGTCCGGTCTCATCTGCTCCACAAGTTTTATGGACTCCTCAAATTGGCTCTCGGTCTCCCCAGGGAATCCGCAGATGATATCAGTGGAGATGCTCGCCAATGGATGCCCCTCTTTAAACCTCTGTACCAGCTCCCGATATTCCTTCACGGTGTAGCGACGGCCCATCCTCCCCAGAACCTCATCACTCCCAGACTGAGCCGGTACATGGAGAAACTTGAACACCTTATCAGAGTGATATGCCTCAATGAGAGGGTCTAATATTGGTTTCGCCTGGCTGGGGGTCATCATCCCAACCCGGATGAAGTAGCGCCCTGGGAGATCCGCGAGCCTCCCTAGAAGCTTAGGTAGCCCCACGCCCTTCCAGTGGTACGCGGCGGTGTCCTCAGCGGTGACCCATATTTCCCTACATCCTGCCACAAGAGCAGTCCGTGCATTATCTACAATCGCCTCAGCTGGGAACGAGGTGAGGCCCCCACGGG
Coding sequences within:
- a CDS encoding 50S ribosomal protein L40e: MSLRDPFKLALARSHLVDKTVCRSCGATNPPKAVKCRKCRGKNLRPKRVKGRSG
- a CDS encoding aspartate/glutamate racemase family protein, which gives rise to MTPELRIGILVPSSNTIMEPDFYTMAPRGVTVHTARMRLTKVTPEALIRMAEDTEMAAGLLADAGVEIIVYGCTTGSLVKGVEWEKGLMARIKKETGIPAVSTSIAVIEALRSLGARRLGVATPYSEELNGLEKSFLETFGFKVMEIRGLGILDNLGIGQVPKATLESIIWEVADDADAVFISCTNLPVVGLIEEFEKGLGKHVVTSNQASMWAALRGRVTPGLDGYGELMRKL
- a CDS encoding 2-isopropylmalate synthase, whose product is MKFLDTTLRDGEQTPGISLTPEKKLSVARAIDTLGVEVIEAGFACISQGEFNAVKLVANEGLDAEVCSATRGVITDIDAAIQAGVDSVNIIIPSSDLHIETKLRKTREEVLDITAAAVTHSKDHGLVAEISAEDGSRADREYLKILAGRAFEAGLDRMTICDTVGTLTPGQSFDLYSEMRGAFPGEVLGVHCHNDFGLGVANSIFALGAGIDIVHVTVNGIGERAGNTALEEIVVALKILYNRDTSVRMEKLTSVSRMVSHLTGMPVQANKAIVGANAFAHESGIHTHAISKDPTTYEAINPELVGAARRIVSGKHAGSTGLLKSLVEMGLQPSKAEFGVIMARVKNLGDSGKGVTDADLLDFAEEAMGLRVEPRIILNEYTVTTGNRITPTASVKMRLDGVTVIEESTGNGPVDATLNAVSKALPQDQQIQLDTYHVEAITGGTNAVVNVEVRLRRGNRIVNSTGVHEDIVQASIEAYLRGMNVLLVNDKNSDTT
- a CDS encoding Lrp/AsnC family transcriptional regulator; this encodes MIDEMDEKILKEYLVDSRRSFREIARILKISPGTVVSRIRDLEEKGIITKYTAQIDYEKLGYELTVISEITVSMGMTEEVGREVTRIKGTCAIYNVTGDSDMMVIAKFKGREDLSSFTKRVLKIENVERTKTHLALITLKEDFNIL
- a CDS encoding 2-isopropylmalate synthase codes for the protein MFDLEKVISPNLYKEVFPYDGLPRMEFEEKLVPMNLPEEIWVTDTTFRDGQQAREPYTVEQMINLFDLMHRLGGEEGVIKFTEFFLYTKRDREAVKRCLDRGYEFPKVTAWIRATKGDLELVKEINVEEVGILSSLSDYHIFYKFGWDREKTVNNHLSIAEACLKKEIIPRCHVEDATRADFQGVVIPFVQRLMLLSEEYGLPTKVRLCDTLGLGLPYPNAKLPRSIPKMIHAVTSEGDLPSEWLEFHGHNDFHQAVGISTSAWLYGCCGNNGTLLGIGERAGNTPVEGLLFQLLQLKRDTTVDTMVLKEIAEYYRDIGYLIPEFQPLVGGNFNVTRAGVHSDGMIKNPEIYTSYNMGEILGLPPKSVVGRYSGASGIAWKVNELLNIEKKNWYGKKHPAILLILETVGNQYNEGRVTAFSDREILELINKFLPHHREKAPTSIVSSLAVEKIEIVEAE
- a CDS encoding aconitate hydratase, whose protein sequence is MKLSISEKLISQHLLEGQMEPGEEIALRIDHTLIQDSTGTLADLQLEAIGVDLVKAELCLSFVDHNTLQGDHRNADDHAYLRTVAGRHGLTFSRPGNGICHQVYLERFSKPGRTLLGSDSHTPTAGGAGVLAMGAGGLDVAAAMAGEPFYLKMPIIVSIELTGSLPEFVSAKDVILEVLRRTGVKGAVEKILEYRGPGVETLSVPERGTITNMGTETGATTSIFPSDEVTKIFMETQGRGNDYQEITADADASYGEEMHINLSGLEPLVALPHSPGNVARVADVVGTPVDQVCIGSCTNSSLRDLKIVAQLLKGRKISRGISLTVSPGTRQVLDHLTESGELGYLIKAGARILECACGPCIGMGQAPATDSVSLRTFNRNFKGRCGTESAGVYLVSPETAVASAIHGVITDPRSLGHYPTIKMPRRFTVNDNLIVKPSEGKTDVEVIRGPNIRPLPEFPPLEETLEGEVLLKLGDDITTDDILPGGAHVLPLRSNIPEISKYTFKAVDPGFYARSLAKGGGFVVGGTNYGQGSSREHAAMSPKYLGVKAILAKSFARIHLTNLVNFGIVPLTFVDEDDYDKVRRGDSLRLELGNLRGDLSLENLTTGSRIRVAHGLGERNLEVLSMGGKLPYIKSRA
- the icd gene encoding isocitrate dehydrogenase (NADP(+)), which encodes MDKVLTSPPNGDAIVVDGSRLVVPKNPIIPYIRGDGIGADITPVMLRVVDAAVEQAYGGKREISWMRVLAGEDAVESAGLTPNEAAVASASELNDLFLPKDTQKAISRYKVAIKGPLTTPVGEGFRSLNVSLRQLLNLYACVRPVRWYPGVPAPLRHPERLDVIIFRENIEDVYAGIEWKEGSPEAKKVRQFLTSVMGVEIRGDSAIGVKPVSATRSKRLVRAAIRYALANKRRSVTLVHKGNVMKFTEGAFRNWGYEVAIQEFRDSIVTEDEYGVLRYRNLYPGLNDPELVTKLKEGGYYDSDVKSLRMVLDHLDETHGGDRLLGKLLVKDRIADQMFQQLMLRPEEYDVIATLNLNGDYLSDSCAAEVGGLGIAPGANINYETGISLFEATHGSAPRHAGLNRVNPSSMILSAVLMLEYLGWGEAASMIEAALQATFADRTVTYDLHRQMEGGTLLSTSEFGEAIVRNLTHSGP
- a CDS encoding SMP-30/gluconolactonase/LRE family protein, whose amino-acid sequence is MSDRKSSFLLDGGKVKNLSTGYKFTEGPVWDASEGCLLFSDIPANRIYRWTPGGSAKIFREPSGNSNGLTLDMSRSLITCEHGTRRIGKVERDGNYTVLAETYGGRRLNSPNDAVVKSDGSIYFTDPPYGIKPEEQELLSQGVYRLEAGKKEPTLLVDDFERPNGLTFSPDERTLYIADSSDRRHVRAFNVENDGTLTDGRVFAEIRSELPGNPDGMKVDVEGNLYVATAGIWVFSEEGKHLGIIKIPEIPANLAWGGKDWKTLYITARTSLYCVKTKVEGMYSA
- a CDS encoding universal stress protein; this translates as MFKKILVAIDGSAQANLAFNFGVDLAKRDGAELLVLTVVPPLPVYIAEEGELSYFQRFIDDMEQFHNNLLTETIRDIKSNHIGLKARSVLKKGEPSRNIIEVAKEEEADLIILGNRGIGGILSWMLGSTSKRVADACTVPVLIVKNREYCEA
- a CDS encoding tRNA (N(6)-L-threonylcarbamoyladenosine(37)-C(2))-methylthiotransferase; translation: MESWHIARVYVEAYGCSANLADSEIVQGLLWKAGHTIVGEPGSADASVVLSCTVKTPTQKKIEKRIRELHLLGPPLIVAGCMPKAQRDLVADIAPGASMIGPDNIREVVRVVGAAIIGESMEALEGGRPDKTGLPRIRENPVVHIAPIASGCLGSCSYCIVKQARGGLTSFPAEAIVDNARTALVAGCREIWVTAEDTAAYHWKGVGLPKLLGRLADLPGRYFIRVGMMTPSQAKPILDPLIEAYHSDKVFKFLHVPAQSGSDEVLGRMGRRYTVKEYRELVQRFKEGHPLASISTDIICGFPGETESQFEESIKLVEQMRPDVLNISRFWPRPGTEAASMEGQLHGRITKKRSRLLSGLWRDISLEANLRWVGWEGKALVDEPGRSGGMMARNFAYKPIVIKDPVRVGDSVKIRITEALRGYLIGETT